Within Actinoplanes sp. L3-i22, the genomic segment CCGCCGACGGATCCGCGCTGACCGGTTTCGACCACCCGAGCAGCCACCTCTCCATCGTCCCGCTCTCGCCCTTCCACTGACCGCGCAGCTCCCCCGCGATCGCTTTGATCTCCGGGTTCCCGGCGCGCTCCACGGCGAGGCCGGCCAGCCGGTCCCCTTCGGTGATCTGGGTGATCCCCATCTGCAGGAACATCACGTCGACGTCGTTGACCTCGGCGGACGGAATCGGAGCCGGGGCGGCCGGGGGCGGAGCGGAGGACCCGCAGCCGGCCAGGAACAGGGCCGAGAGCAGCAGCAAGGCCGAAGCGGCCCGGCGAACCGGACCGCTCGGCATCATCGAGATCGACATCGTTACAGCGCGGTCCACAGAGCCGGCACGTTCGGCGGCTCCCACCCGGTCAGCGCGGTGTGCGGCTGCCGGCACTGGTACGACTTACCGGCATAGGTCACCTTGTCGCCCACCTTGTACGCGACCCCGGCCGCCCACGTCGTGGTCCCGGAGGTCGGGGGCGTGGTGGTCGGTGCCGTGGTCGGGGGTGTGGTGGTGGGTGCCGTGGTCGGCGTGGTGGTCGGCGGGGTCGTGGTGCCCCCGCCGCCGATGTTCAGGTCCACGCAGGAGTAGAACGCGTTGACCGTGTCCGCGATGTTCCACCGGGCGAGCACCGTCTGCCGCCCGGTGAACCCCTTCATGCTGACCGTGTGCGACTTGGTCGCCCCCGGCTGCGCCCCGCCGTCGTTGAACGACGCCAGAAGCGTGTTGCCGATGAAGTATTCCCAGGTCGCGGTCGAGTGCCGGGCGGTGAGCACCCAGTTGAAGGTGACCGTCTGACCGACCGAGGCCGCCGGCCAGCTCTTGCCGCTGTCGTTGAGCACAGTGAAACGGCTGCCGCCACCGTTGCACTGCGTGGACCCCTTCGGGGCTTCGACGCTCTGCGGTTCGTAGACGATGTCGCCGCAGCCGGTCACGGCACCGCTCGCGCAGTTGGCCTGACGGCTGGGCGGGGACGAGATATATCCGTGCGCGAAGGCCGGGCTGGCCGCCACGAACAGCGATCCGAGGACCGCCGCGACGGTCAGCGCGGGCAGGGTGAAACGACGTCTCATCAGGCGCTCCTTGCTGAGAACGGGGGACGACGTGTTCACCAACGTAAATGAATTCGACTTAACAGTAAACACTGTTAAGGAATCTTTAGGGCAATACCCAAAACCGCATTTTTCGTACGATCGTATGCGCGCACCTCGGAGGGCGAGCTGTTCGGCGCCGCACGGGCGCTCGGCCTGGGCGTGCTGCCGTGGAGCCGGCCGCGGTGTCCCTGGCCTGGGTCCGCCAGCAGGCCCCGGTCACCTCGACGATCGTCGGCGCCCGCACCGTCGCCCAGCTCACCGCCAACCTGGCCGCCCTGAAGGTGCCCCTCTCCCCCGCCCACCTGGCCTGACCAGACCGACCGTCACGCGTGGCCGGGCTCCATACCCGGCCGCACGTGATGCGCCGGCCGCAGAGGTTCCCCGTTGAGCTCGGTCTTCCCGGCCTGGTCCCACCAGATCTCGCCGTCAGCCGCGAAGTAGAGGTGCCAGACCCCGACAGCTCCCCCGGCCTCGAACGCATCCGCGACCACGGTCAGGTAGGCCCCGAGCGACGGATAGGCCGCACTGAAGTCCCCGCCGCTGCTGTTCGGCGCGAGCCCCAGCCTCCCCTGCCCCACCCCCGGCCGAGCGTCGACGACCTGAAGATCACCGTCGTACCCGCCGAACGGGAACCACTGCGGACTCCACCACGGTTCGTCGTTGGGCGAGTGCGTCTCGAACCCGTCGACGTCCTCGGCCACATCCATCCGGA encodes:
- a CDS encoding DUF305 domain-containing protein, whose amino-acid sequence is MSISMMPSGPVRRAASALLLLSALFLAGCGSSAPPPAAPAPIPSAEVNDVDVMFLQMGITQITEGDRLAGLAVERAGNPEIKAIAGELRGQWKGESGTMERWLLGWSKPVSADPSAGVHAGHGELHALRESDFADLEATRGADFDRTVVSLLLGNLHNGMETLRMESASGSYPPAKSLAAKMVETRQAQIQRLLRLAA
- a CDS encoding lytic polysaccharide monooxygenase gives rise to the protein MRRRFTLPALTVAAVLGSLFVAASPAFAHGYISSPPSRQANCASGAVTGCGDIVYEPQSVEAPKGSTQCNGGGSRFTVLNDSGKSWPAASVGQTVTFNWVLTARHSTATWEYFIGNTLLASFNDGGAQPGATKSHTVSMKGFTGRQTVLARWNIADTVNAFYSCVDLNIGGGGTTTPPTTTPTTAPTTTPPTTAPTTTPPTSGTTTWAAGVAYKVGDKVTYAGKSYQCRQPHTALTGWEPPNVPALWTAL
- a CDS encoding aldo/keto reductase; protein product: MEPAAVSLAWVRQQAPVTSTIVGARTVAQLTANLAALKVPLSPAHLA
- a CDS encoding SMI1/KNR4 family protein — encoded protein: MGAVTEAWIRIEDWLRQHSPGAFGKLAGPAGSAAITAAQERLGVTFPVELVESLRRHDGLTEWVCFFPEQEPLSLDQIVEFYEIRMDVAEDVDGFETHSPNDEPWWSPQWFPFGGYDGDLQVVDARPGVGQGRLGLAPNSSGGDFSAAYPSLGAYLTVVADAFEAGGAVGVWHLYFAADGEIWWDQAGKTELNGEPLRPAHHVRPGMEPGHA